The following are encoded in a window of Massilia sp. R2A-15 genomic DNA:
- a CDS encoding mechanosensitive ion channel family protein, with translation MHLPKLLSDLFDDLREPGILWQAGAIVLSVAIGWWLARFIRDRYLQRAEGAGAVRRIGVESFARVLGPLLILGLLALSRHVLGLYQHVNLLKVALPLFSSFALIRVAFYLLRRVFARHGQLGAAFQTFEKIFALLVWAAVALYITGLWPDIYRYLDNNQLPIGRHKVSLIDILQACASVVVLLMLALWAGAALEERLMGVQGIHSSLRVVMARLSRAVLIVVAVLVSLSMVGIDLTVLSVFGGALGVGLGLGLQKIASNYVSGFVILLERSLSIGDMITVDKYSGKVSHINTRYTVLQGLDGVDTVLPNEMLISSVVQNQSLSSHSVRVATTLTVAYGSDLDVVIPLLESLPAGVARVLDIPKPGVSLNKFGADGFELELGFWITDPESGRGGVLSDVNKKIYALVQAGDIKLALPGADPRIFDAQMALAREKISQTLTN, from the coding sequence ATGCACCTGCCCAAACTGCTGTCCGACCTGTTTGACGACCTTCGCGAGCCAGGCATTCTGTGGCAGGCAGGCGCCATTGTCCTGAGTGTGGCGATCGGCTGGTGGCTGGCGCGCTTCATCCGCGACCGCTACCTGCAGCGGGCCGAAGGCGCCGGCGCGGTGCGCCGCATCGGCGTCGAAAGCTTCGCGCGCGTGCTCGGGCCGCTGCTGATCCTGGGCTTGCTGGCGCTGTCGCGCCATGTGCTGGGGCTGTACCAGCACGTCAACCTGCTGAAGGTTGCGCTGCCGCTGTTTTCCTCGTTTGCCCTGATCCGCGTGGCGTTTTACCTGCTGCGGCGCGTGTTCGCGCGCCACGGGCAGCTGGGCGCCGCCTTCCAGACCTTCGAAAAAATCTTCGCGCTGCTGGTCTGGGCGGCCGTGGCGCTGTACATCACCGGGCTGTGGCCCGACATCTACCGTTACCTCGACAACAACCAGTTGCCGATCGGCCGCCACAAGGTGTCGCTGATCGATATCCTGCAGGCGTGCGCATCGGTGGTGGTGCTGCTGATGCTGGCGCTGTGGGCCGGCGCCGCGCTGGAAGAGCGCCTGATGGGCGTGCAGGGCATCCATTCCTCGCTGCGCGTGGTGATGGCGCGCCTGTCCCGCGCGGTGCTGATCGTCGTCGCGGTGCTGGTCAGCCTCTCCATGGTCGGCATCGACCTGACCGTACTGTCGGTATTCGGGGGCGCGCTGGGCGTCGGCCTCGGCCTCGGCTTGCAGAAGATCGCCAGCAACTACGTGTCGGGCTTCGTGATCCTGCTCGAGCGCAGCCTGTCGATCGGCGACATGATCACCGTCGACAAGTACAGCGGCAAGGTCAGCCACATCAACACGCGCTACACCGTGCTGCAGGGACTCGACGGCGTCGATACGGTGCTGCCGAACGAGATGCTGATCTCGTCGGTAGTGCAGAACCAGTCGCTGTCGAGCCATTCGGTGCGCGTGGCGACCACCCTAACCGTGGCCTACGGCAGCGACCTCGATGTGGTCATTCCCTTGCTCGAATCGCTGCCGGCCGGCGTGGCGCGCGTGCTCGACATCCCGAAGCCCGGCGTGTCGCTCAACAAGTTCGGCGCCGACGGCTTCGAGCTCGAACTTGGCTTTTGGATCACCGATCCGGAAAGCGGTCGCGGTGGCGTGTTATCAGACGTGAACAAGAAGATCTACGCGCTGGTGCAGGCCGGCGATATCAAGCTGGCACTGCCTGGCGCCGATCCGCGCATATTCGATGCACAGATGGCATTGGCGCGCGAAAAAATCTCTCAAACTCTCACGAATTGA
- a CDS encoding RsmB/NOP family class I SAM-dependent RNA methyltransferase: MRLPPAILGNTEEVLREILRFSAPADTTLSRYFKDHPRLGPRERGAVAEGIYAILRNKSFFTDFAEAGQQPTMRRLTILGLAEAMGAESLAGLTEEETEFLERIKQIDRNLMPAQMRSNLPKWLFDKFVAQYGEAETLALADALNKPAPLDLRVNTIKANRDDVVAKLAEAPILAEPMPYAPQGLRVIKKPSLQNLPLFKDGAIEVQDEGSQILSQIVGAKRGEMVVDFCAGAGGKTLALGALMRNTGRLYAFDISEKRLAKLKPRMARSGLSNVHPVQIAHERDAKVKRLAGKIDRVLVDAPCSGLGTLRRNPDVKWRQKVEAVAEMQEKQAAILDSAARLLKGGGRLVYATCSLLDEENDFIVEQFLAAHPEFDLVPMNKVLAEQKIDLEMGDYLKLLPHKHQTDGFFAAVLERKALPPRPPKAKPADDDAEVPAEEE, translated from the coding sequence ATGAGATTGCCTCCAGCGATCCTCGGCAATACTGAAGAAGTATTGCGCGAGATCTTACGTTTTTCGGCGCCTGCCGACACCACTTTGTCGCGCTACTTCAAGGACCACCCGCGCCTTGGCCCCCGCGAGCGCGGCGCCGTCGCTGAAGGCATCTACGCGATCCTGCGCAACAAATCGTTCTTCACCGACTTCGCCGAAGCGGGCCAGCAGCCGACCATGCGCCGCCTGACCATCCTCGGCCTGGCCGAGGCAATGGGCGCCGAGTCGCTCGCCGGCCTGACCGAAGAGGAGACCGAGTTCCTCGAGCGCATCAAGCAAATCGACCGCAACCTGATGCCGGCGCAAATGCGCTCGAACCTGCCGAAGTGGCTGTTCGACAAATTCGTCGCCCAGTACGGCGAAGCCGAAACGTTGGCCCTGGCCGACGCGCTGAACAAGCCGGCGCCGCTGGACCTGCGCGTGAACACGATCAAAGCGAACCGCGACGACGTCGTCGCCAAGCTGGCCGAAGCGCCGATCCTGGCCGAGCCGATGCCGTACGCGCCGCAGGGCCTGCGCGTGATCAAGAAGCCGTCGCTGCAGAACTTGCCGCTGTTTAAGGATGGCGCGATCGAAGTGCAGGACGAGGGCAGCCAGATCCTGTCGCAAATCGTCGGCGCCAAGCGCGGTGAGATGGTGGTCGATTTCTGCGCCGGCGCCGGCGGCAAGACGCTCGCACTCGGCGCGCTGATGCGCAACACCGGCCGCCTGTACGCCTTCGATATTTCCGAGAAGCGCCTCGCCAAGCTGAAGCCGCGCATGGCGCGCAGCGGCCTGTCGAACGTGCATCCGGTGCAGATCGCCCACGAGCGCGACGCCAAGGTCAAGCGCCTGGCCGGCAAGATCGACCGCGTGCTGGTGGACGCGCCGTGCTCGGGCCTGGGCACCCTGCGCCGCAATCCCGACGTCAAGTGGCGCCAGAAGGTCGAAGCCGTCGCTGAAATGCAGGAAAAGCAGGCAGCCATCCTGGACAGCGCCGCGCGCCTGCTCAAGGGCGGCGGCCGCCTGGTGTACGCCACCTGCAGCCTGCTGGATGAAGAGAACGACTTCATCGTCGAGCAGTTCCTGGCGGCGCACCCGGAATTCGACCTGGTCCCGATGAACAAGGTGCTGGCCGAGCAGAAGATCGACCTGGAAATGGGCGACTACCTGAAACTGCTGCCGCACAAGCACCAGACCGACGGCTTCTTCGCCGCCGTGCTCGAGCGCAAGGCGCTGCCGCCGCGTCCTCCGAAGGCCAAGCCGGCCGACGACGACGCCGAAGTTCCCGCAGAAGAAGAGTAA
- the purN gene encoding phosphoribosylglycinamide formyltransferase, translating into MKNIVILISGGGSNMAAIVRAAQSEQWPARIAAVISNKADAGGLAFAEANGIPTAVVPSKEFASREEFDATLRSVIDMYEPDLVVLAGFMRILTAPFVEHYAGRMLNIHPSLLPHFPGLHTHRQALEAGHDRHGATVHIVTAELDHGPVLGQAEVDVLPGDTEDTLAARVLQQEHILYPRVIRSFIEHGAPAQQ; encoded by the coding sequence ATGAAAAATATCGTGATTCTGATTTCCGGCGGCGGCAGCAACATGGCGGCGATTGTGCGTGCAGCGCAATCGGAGCAGTGGCCGGCCCGGATCGCAGCGGTCATCAGCAATAAAGCCGACGCCGGCGGCCTGGCGTTTGCCGAAGCGAACGGCATCCCGACAGCCGTCGTTCCCAGCAAGGAATTCGCGTCGCGCGAAGAATTCGACGCCACGCTGCGCTCGGTCATCGACATGTACGAACCTGACCTGGTGGTGCTCGCCGGCTTCATGCGCATCCTCACCGCGCCTTTCGTCGAACATTACGCCGGCCGCATGCTGAACATTCACCCGTCGCTGCTGCCGCATTTTCCCGGTCTGCACACCCACCGCCAGGCGCTCGAAGCCGGCCACGACCGGCACGGCGCCACCGTCCACATCGTAACCGCCGAGCTGGACCATGGCCCGGTGCTGGGGCAGGCGGAAGTCGACGTCCTGCCGGGCGACACCGAAGACACGCTGGCCGCCCGTGTGCTGCAGCAGGAACATATTCTGTATCCTCGCGTCATCCGCAGCTTTATCGAACACGGCGCCCCGGCGCAGCAATAA
- a CDS encoding barstar family protein, with the protein MSLLITVPPNLVQSIRAFRVVELQEEAVRLGQHFLYAHCADALTKQQVCARIGENFHFPKPCSKNFDALKECLTNTIQAAGAQPGFIVVLEQLPNTQKFDKEARETLLDVFRDAADYWAEKKVPFRVFYSFE; encoded by the coding sequence ATGAGTTTGTTGATAACAGTGCCGCCTAACCTTGTGCAGTCCATTCGCGCGTTCCGTGTCGTGGAATTGCAGGAGGAAGCCGTTCGCCTTGGGCAGCATTTTCTGTACGCCCACTGCGCCGACGCGCTGACCAAGCAGCAGGTGTGCGCCCGGATCGGCGAGAACTTTCATTTTCCCAAGCCTTGCAGCAAGAATTTCGATGCGCTCAAGGAATGCCTGACCAACACCATCCAGGCCGCCGGCGCGCAGCCTGGCTTCATCGTGGTGCTCGAACAGTTGCCCAATACCCAGAAGTTCGACAAGGAAGCGCGCGAGACCCTGCTCGACGTCTTTCGCGACGCGGCCGATTACTGGGCCGAGAAGAAAGTCCCGTTCCGCGTCTTTTATTCGTTTGAGTAG
- a CDS encoding glycine zipper 2TM domain-containing protein: MNMQAKLMMTVLGLTALPLVHAVEFEDYGRVVRVQPRVEQIRQPRQECRTEYVQAQVQPQQQRSAGGSIIGGIAGALVGNQVGGGSGRAAATAAGAIAGAVIGDRVDNDGRPVPQPYAQEQAVRQCRTVEAYESRTVGYDVTYDYRGRNYTSVMSRDPGQRVRLRVSVEPDQMQ, translated from the coding sequence ATGAACATGCAAGCAAAGTTGATGATGACCGTCCTGGGCCTGACCGCCCTGCCGCTGGTGCACGCCGTCGAATTCGAAGACTACGGCCGCGTCGTGCGCGTGCAGCCGCGCGTCGAGCAGATCCGCCAGCCGCGCCAGGAATGCCGCACCGAGTACGTGCAGGCGCAGGTCCAGCCGCAGCAGCAGCGCAGCGCCGGCGGCTCGATCATCGGCGGCATCGCCGGTGCGCTGGTCGGTAACCAGGTCGGCGGCGGCTCCGGCCGCGCCGCGGCGACCGCCGCCGGCGCCATCGCCGGCGCCGTGATCGGCGACCGCGTCGACAACGACGGCCGTCCGGTCCCGCAGCCCTACGCGCAGGAACAAGCCGTGCGCCAGTGCCGCACCGTCGAAGCCTACGAGTCGCGCACCGTCGGCTACGACGTCACCTACGATTACCGCGGCCGCAACTACACCAGCGTGATGTCGCGCGACCCGGGCCAGCGCGTGCGCCTGCGCGTGTCGGTCGAGCCGGATCAGATGCAGTAA
- a CDS encoding methyltransferase domain-containing protein, with product MLIRRKSIEQVESSRRPARKAKFAPVTLSEQDGVRYLHFGTEWVQGAMRIRKPDWPELEYAQQMMAWMLYIEQPRAIAQLGLGTGALTKFCYRTFPEATVTAVELNESVIAICESMFKLPPNDARLNVLQMDALDFVDDPANEGAFDVLQCDLYDATAKGPVLDTPEFYQSCCACLAPGGIMTVNLFGDHPSFAKNIKAMKFAFGHVICLPEVHDGNVVALCFRDKPDVDDATLAERAKAIVAETKLPAKAWLKGIAAAR from the coding sequence ATGCTTATCAGAAGAAAATCCATCGAACAAGTCGAATCCTCGCGCCGTCCCGCGCGCAAGGCAAAATTCGCCCCCGTCACCCTGTCCGAGCAGGACGGCGTGCGCTACCTGCACTTCGGCACCGAATGGGTGCAAGGCGCCATGCGCATCCGCAAGCCCGACTGGCCCGAACTCGAATACGCCCAGCAGATGATGGCCTGGATGCTGTACATCGAGCAGCCGCGCGCGATCGCCCAGCTGGGCCTTGGCACCGGCGCGCTGACCAAGTTCTGCTACCGCACCTTCCCCGAAGCGACGGTCACCGCGGTCGAGCTGAATGAATCGGTGATCGCCATCTGCGAATCGATGTTCAAGCTGCCGCCCAACGACGCGCGCCTGAACGTGCTGCAAATGGACGCGCTCGATTTCGTCGACGACCCGGCCAACGAAGGCGCCTTCGACGTGCTGCAGTGCGACCTGTACGACGCCACGGCCAAGGGCCCGGTGCTCGACACGCCCGAGTTCTACCAGTCCTGCTGCGCGTGCCTGGCGCCGGGCGGCATCATGACGGTCAACCTGTTCGGCGACCACCCGAGCTTCGCGAAGAACATCAAGGCGATGAAATTCGCCTTCGGCCACGTGATCTGCCTGCCGGAGGTCCACGACGGCAACGTGGTCGCGCTGTGCTTCAGGGACAAGCCGGACGTCGACGACGCCACCCTCGCCGAACGGGCGAAAGCGATCGTGGCCGAAACCAAACTTCCCGCCAAGGCATGGCTCAAGGGCATCGCGGCGGCACGATAA
- a CDS encoding GspE/PulE family protein has translation MPALVAVAQCKLVSAQTQRVMTLDALCEWIAPKVGLKFMRIDPLKVDFTQVADVMSASYAARFNILPLELTATTLLVATADPFALEWEAEIAKISRRKIQLVIANPLDIAQYIAQFFALAKSIKGANKSTGQDLALRNNFEQLVELGKSNKQLDANDQHIVNIVDWLWQYAFEQRASDIHLEPKRDVATIRFRIDGVLHQVYQVPAIVMVAMTARIKLLGRMDVIEKRRPQDGRIKTRTVGGQEVELRLSTMPTAFGEKLVMRIFDPEVVVKTLPELGFPIDDAQRWDALTARPHGIILVTGPTGSGKTTTLYTTLKALATSEVNVCTVEDPIEMVEASFNQMQVQPGIDLSFADGVKALMRQDPDIIMVGEIRDLGTAEMAIQAALTGHLVLSTLHTNDAPSAVMRLLELGVPYYLLEATLIGILAQRLVRTLCVHCKAPDGEINDDVWHSIGGAWNIPKPATIYRAVGCPECRQTGYRGRTGIYELVTVTESFTRLIDEETDLQALRQQGVADGMKPLRIAGAMKVAEGVTTAEEVLKVTAALT, from the coding sequence ATGCCTGCCCTGGTCGCGGTCGCGCAGTGCAAGCTGGTGTCGGCGCAGACGCAGCGCGTGATGACGCTCGACGCCCTGTGCGAATGGATCGCGCCGAAGGTCGGCCTGAAGTTCATGCGCATCGACCCGCTCAAGGTCGACTTCACCCAGGTCGCCGACGTCATGTCGGCCAGCTACGCGGCGCGCTTCAACATCCTGCCGCTCGAACTGACGGCGACCACGCTGCTGGTGGCCACCGCCGATCCGTTCGCGCTCGAATGGGAAGCGGAGATCGCCAAGATCTCGCGCCGCAAGATCCAGCTGGTGATCGCCAATCCGCTCGACATCGCCCAATACATCGCGCAGTTCTTCGCGCTGGCCAAGTCGATCAAGGGCGCCAACAAGTCCACCGGCCAGGATCTCGCGCTGCGCAACAACTTCGAGCAGCTGGTCGAACTGGGCAAGTCCAACAAGCAGCTCGACGCCAACGACCAGCACATCGTCAACATCGTCGACTGGCTTTGGCAGTACGCCTTCGAGCAGCGCGCCTCGGACATTCACCTGGAACCCAAGCGCGATGTCGCCACGATCCGCTTTCGCATCGACGGCGTGCTGCACCAGGTCTACCAGGTGCCGGCGATCGTGATGGTCGCCATGACCGCGCGCATCAAGCTGCTGGGCCGGATGGACGTGATCGAAAAGCGGCGCCCGCAGGACGGCCGCATCAAGACGCGCACGGTGGGCGGCCAGGAAGTCGAGCTGCGCCTGTCGACCATGCCCACCGCCTTCGGCGAAAAGCTGGTGATGCGCATCTTCGATCCGGAGGTCGTGGTCAAGACGCTGCCCGAGCTGGGCTTCCCGATCGACGACGCGCAGCGCTGGGACGCACTGACCGCGCGGCCGCACGGCATCATCCTGGTAACCGGGCCGACCGGTTCCGGCAAGACCACCACGCTGTACACCACGCTCAAGGCGCTGGCGACCAGCGAAGTGAACGTCTGCACGGTGGAAGACCCGATCGAGATGGTCGAGGCCTCGTTCAACCAGATGCAGGTACAGCCCGGGATCGACCTGTCGTTCGCCGACGGCGTCAAGGCGCTGATGCGGCAGGACCCGGACATCATCATGGTCGGCGAGATCCGCGACCTGGGCACCGCCGAAATGGCGATCCAGGCGGCGCTGACCGGCCACCTGGTGCTGTCGACGCTGCACACCAACGACGCGCCGTCGGCCGTGATGCGGCTGCTGGAACTGGGCGTGCCGTACTACCTGTTGGAGGCGACGCTGATCGGCATCCTCGCGCAGCGCCTGGTGCGCACCCTGTGCGTGCATTGCAAGGCGCCCGATGGCGAGATCAACGACGACGTGTGGCACAGCATCGGCGGCGCATGGAACATACCGAAGCCGGCCACCATCTACCGTGCGGTTGGCTGCCCCGAGTGCCGCCAGACCGGCTACCGCGGGCGCACCGGCATCTACGAGCTGGTGACGGTGACGGAGAGCTTCACCAGGCTGATCGACGAAGAAACCGACCTGCAGGCGCTGCGCCAGCAAGGAGTCGCCGACGGCATGAAGCCGCTGCGCATCGCCGGCGCCATGAAGGTGGCCGAAGGCGTGACGACGGCCGAAGAAGTGCTGAAGGTCACGGCCGCGCTGACGTAA
- a CDS encoding ABC transporter ATP-binding protein, whose amino-acid sequence MSLKLLDGTPPVVTVERVCIRYNEFLAVDDVSLHIHRGEIIGLLGPNGAGKTSLLEALEGIQKPASGSVSVLGHAPGKLPPSRRGELAFVFQRSALPGHASVRQLMDLYSRVFPNCEFGRQIAAVMGLNHLQESCIGDLSVGQRQRLSVFCALYGKPSMLIMDEPTSSLDIRSRRAVWDAVLQLKRQGGMSGIIATHDMNEAMELCDRVYFIEAGKICGEMTPGQEREHTSARLSIRFAAPDAFLANWPRLADAALTLQTGAEEHCLDCPKIIAAELIADIFQAELDLGFDARLTVRQTVIEQAYLKHISKMG is encoded by the coding sequence ATGTCTCTTAAACTGCTGGATGGAACTCCTCCCGTTGTCACCGTCGAACGGGTTTGCATCCGCTATAACGAGTTCCTAGCAGTAGACGATGTGAGTTTGCATATTCATCGCGGGGAAATAATCGGCCTGCTCGGTCCGAATGGAGCGGGAAAAACCTCATTGCTGGAAGCGCTTGAAGGGATACAAAAACCTGCCAGCGGCAGTGTGAGTGTTCTCGGCCACGCGCCCGGGAAATTGCCCCCCAGCCGGCGGGGCGAGCTTGCTTTCGTTTTTCAGCGCAGCGCCCTGCCCGGTCACGCCAGCGTCCGTCAGCTCATGGATCTCTATAGCCGCGTATTTCCGAATTGCGAATTCGGGCGCCAGATAGCGGCCGTCATGGGTCTGAACCATTTGCAGGAGAGTTGCATCGGCGATCTGTCGGTCGGGCAGCGCCAGCGTTTATCGGTGTTCTGCGCGCTCTACGGCAAGCCTTCCATGCTGATCATGGACGAGCCCACCTCGTCTCTGGATATCCGTTCCCGCCGCGCGGTATGGGACGCGGTGCTGCAACTTAAACGCCAGGGCGGCATGTCGGGGATTATCGCGACCCATGACATGAACGAAGCAATGGAATTATGCGACAGGGTTTATTTCATCGAAGCCGGCAAGATCTGCGGCGAGATGACGCCAGGCCAGGAGCGCGAACACACCAGCGCCCGCCTCTCCATACGATTCGCCGCGCCTGACGCATTCCTTGCGAACTGGCCGCGCCTGGCCGACGCCGCTTTGACGCTCCAGACTGGCGCGGAAGAGCATTGCCTCGATTGTCCCAAGATCATCGCCGCCGAACTGATCGCGGACATTTTCCAGGCCGAACTGGATTTGGGATTCGACGCCAGGCTGACCGTGCGCCAGACAGTAATCGAACAGGCCTATCTGAAACACATTTCCAAAATGGGATAA
- a CDS encoding ABC transporter permease, whose product MERFLFSSGLAENHHLAVFFAHIRLSFSYFQRNGVSLIMTLAVPVLFLVLYSYSYYLSVPNQRIEISVAASVPAISAAHLEQALDKDLFVLTRVPDAELERSVNDGKARLAVEMKAGTAQFSVHASKFDRAFSDLVLHVLNNPAASAPTPRHIGEIHILDEGSGPLFFLPSIILMSLLNLGLFTTGSKTLQERASGTLRLYRMLPTPMWTYFAAELLTKLLLATLLIGVFLAAATLLLDIRLGLAVALKATCAGLICASAFIAMGIAIGCTLGRYSSGVHVFTLVNLLMMFLGDLFFSASKFSLTKAIALCLPTTYSADILKSLLLEVPNRFPYWISFGYLVCFSLLAFNVAALNFRFTAKE is encoded by the coding sequence ATGGAACGTTTTCTTTTCAGTAGCGGCCTTGCAGAAAACCATCATCTTGCCGTGTTTTTCGCCCACATCCGCCTGTCGTTCAGCTATTTTCAGAGAAATGGCGTTTCCCTCATCATGACGCTGGCCGTGCCAGTGTTGTTTCTGGTGCTGTACAGCTATTCCTATTATCTGAGCGTACCCAATCAGCGTATCGAAATCAGTGTCGCCGCCAGCGTCCCTGCCATTTCTGCCGCCCATCTGGAACAGGCATTGGACAAAGATCTGTTCGTGCTGACGCGTGTGCCCGATGCGGAACTCGAGCGCAGTGTCAACGACGGCAAGGCCAGGCTGGCCGTGGAAATGAAGGCCGGCACCGCGCAATTTTCTGTCCACGCCAGTAAATTCGACCGTGCGTTTTCCGATCTGGTTTTGCATGTCCTTAATAATCCGGCGGCGAGCGCGCCAACGCCGCGGCACATTGGCGAGATTCATATTCTGGATGAAGGCAGTGGTCCCCTCTTCTTCTTGCCGAGCATTATTCTGATGTCGCTGCTGAACCTGGGCCTGTTCACCACCGGCTCCAAAACTCTCCAGGAACGCGCGAGCGGCACATTGCGCCTCTATCGCATGCTACCCACGCCGATGTGGACTTATTTCGCCGCCGAGTTGCTCACCAAGCTCCTGCTGGCCACTCTGCTCATTGGCGTGTTCCTTGCGGCAGCGACGCTGTTGCTGGATATCCGGCTGGGATTAGCCGTGGCTCTGAAAGCGACCTGCGCCGGCCTCATCTGCGCCAGCGCCTTTATCGCCATGGGCATCGCCATCGGCTGCACCTTGGGCCGGTATTCGAGCGGGGTCCATGTCTTCACCCTCGTCAACCTCCTGATGATGTTCCTGGGCGATCTGTTCTTTTCAGCCAGCAAATTCTCCCTGACCAAGGCAATCGCCCTTTGCCTGCCGACGACGTACAGCGCGGACATACTCAAGTCGCTGCTGCTCGAGGTTCCCAACCGATTCCCTTACTGGATCTCGTTTGGCTACCTCGTCTGCTTTTCCCTCCTCGCATTCAATGTGGCAGCACTGAACTTCCGTTTCACCGCCAAGGAGTAG
- a CDS encoding YcaO-like family protein gives MSIEDLSTSFLGIIGLPQPVPLLHFLDRGFHVMQCRTGNIARNFNYVRSWSGREVWDFNLCGAASETSPELVKLKAIAEAAERYASSVILPGEYRIACADELGDEVFDWRGLPRLSEEEKNLPAQWLHDFDPAAPMRWIGALDVQRRRTVLVPVVLSQLYPRAWTSERFWLPISTGVAVHTDIYKAMTGAILEVIERDALAVNWLLQRPLRRLRFDAAVLERLGPVIAQMVQATDIRLYEATTDLGIPIVYARRFRPSHEKVANVVACACDFSPLNAVRKAISELVMISNALEQTDHRPPADKLYCETLLDGATYMMRPEMAGAFGFLDAGGELDLREWAGPDLPAEDSEARFDALVATVAAAGKNLYLTELTCDELEDVGLRAFRAILPELMPMSFMHRARFLGSARLEEFQRWLGRDGDIRNFLNPDPQPFA, from the coding sequence ATGTCCATCGAAGATTTGAGCACCAGCTTTCTCGGCATAATCGGATTGCCCCAGCCAGTGCCGCTGCTGCATTTCCTGGATCGGGGTTTCCACGTGATGCAGTGCAGGACCGGCAATATCGCGCGCAATTTCAATTACGTGCGCAGCTGGAGCGGACGCGAAGTCTGGGACTTCAACCTGTGCGGCGCGGCTTCCGAGACGTCACCGGAACTGGTCAAGCTGAAAGCGATCGCCGAGGCGGCCGAAAGGTATGCGTCCTCGGTCATCCTGCCTGGTGAATATCGCATCGCCTGCGCCGACGAGCTGGGCGATGAGGTGTTTGACTGGCGCGGCCTGCCCCGGCTGTCCGAGGAGGAGAAGAACTTGCCGGCGCAGTGGCTGCATGACTTCGATCCCGCGGCGCCGATGCGATGGATCGGCGCGCTGGACGTGCAGCGCCGGCGCACCGTGCTTGTTCCCGTGGTACTGAGCCAACTGTACCCGCGCGCCTGGACCAGCGAACGGTTCTGGCTGCCGATATCGACGGGCGTAGCCGTGCATACCGATATCTATAAAGCGATGACCGGCGCCATCCTGGAAGTGATCGAGCGCGATGCCCTGGCCGTCAACTGGCTGCTGCAGCGCCCTCTGCGCCGGCTGCGCTTCGATGCAGCGGTGCTGGAACGCCTTGGGCCGGTGATCGCGCAGATGGTCCAGGCGACGGACATCCGCCTGTACGAAGCCACGACGGACCTGGGCATCCCGATCGTCTATGCCAGGCGCTTCCGTCCCTCCCACGAGAAGGTCGCCAACGTCGTCGCCTGCGCCTGCGACTTCTCGCCGCTGAACGCGGTCCGAAAAGCCATCAGCGAACTGGTCATGATCAGCAACGCGCTGGAGCAAACCGATCACCGCCCGCCGGCCGACAAGCTGTATTGCGAAACGCTGCTCGACGGCGCCACCTACATGATGCGTCCGGAAATGGCCGGCGCGTTTGGTTTCCTCGACGCCGGCGGCGAACTGGACCTGCGCGAGTGGGCCGGGCCGGACCTGCCGGCCGAGGACAGCGAAGCGCGGTTCGACGCACTGGTCGCGACGGTGGCGGCGGCCGGCAAGAACCTGTACCTGACCGAACTGACCTGCGATGAATTGGAAGATGTCGGCTTGCGCGCTTTCCGCGCGATCCTGCCGGAACTGATGCCCATGAGTTTCATGCACCGGGCCCGCTTTCTCGGTTCGGCGCGGCTGGAGGAATTCCAGCGGTGGCTCGGCCGCGATGGCGACATCCGCAATTTCCTCAATCCCGATCCCCAACCGTTTGCCTGA